The genomic segment CCGGGGGCTCGCCGTGCCGGAGGCGGTCGTGGCGCCGTCCACCGAGGCGTGGCACGACATCCACTGCACCTTGATCCCGTGGTCCTGCAACGCCCGGGTGCCCAGCTGGTCCGTGGTGATCGACACCGCCGAGGCGGTCATCCCACTCGCCGGATCGCACGCCACCACTCCGCCGAACGCGGCCAGTGCGAGGCCTCCGGCCACTCCCCACTGCTGTAAACGCTTCATACCGGCAGGGTCCCGCCGTCCCGCCCCGCGCACATCGCCCACACGACGTAGAACGCCCCTTACGGGACCGGGATTTCGCCACACAGCCGGCGATCCTCGGCGTTCTTCGAGCGGTCTTCGACCCCGTCGGCCGGAACCGCTCAGGACCAGCGGCCGGTGCGCCCGAGGAGCAGCGCGGTCGCGGCGACCCCGGCGGTCGAGGTCCGCAGCACCGTCGCGCCCAGCCGGTACGGCTTGGCCCCGGCGGCGGCGAAGGCGGCGAGCTCGTCGGGCGAGACCCCGCCCTCCGGGCCGACGACGAGCACGATGTCGCCCTCGGACGGCAGCGCGGCATCGGCCAGCGGCGCGGAGCCCTCCTCGTGCAGGACGGCGGCGAACGCCGCCCCGCCGAGCAGACCCGCCAGCTGCCGGGTCGTCATCGGCTCCGTGACCTCGGGGAACCGCAGCCGCCGCGACTGCTTCGCGGCCTCCCGCGCCGTGGAACGCCACTTCGCGAGCGCCTTGGCACCCCGCTCGCCGCGCCACTGCGTGATGCACCGGGACGCCGCCCACGGCACGATCGCGTCGACCCCGGTCTCCGTCATCGTCTCGACGGCCAGCTCGCCGCGGTCGCCCTTCGGCAGCGCCTGGACGACGGTGATCCGCGGCGCCGGCGCCGGTTCGGTGCGCAGCTCCGAGACGGCGACCTCCAGCCGGTCCTTGCCCTCGACGGACGCGACCACGCCGTACGCTCCGGCGCCCTCGCCGTCCGTCAGGACGATCTCCTCGCCGACCGCGAGCCGCCGCACGGACACCGCGTGCCGCCCCTCGGCACCGGACAGCACCAGCAGTCCGCCGCTCCGCGACCCGTCCCGCAACTGCTCGGGTTCGACGATGAATACCGGCGCGGTCATCCCAAGGCCTTCCGTGCTGCGTTGAGTTCTTCCATGAGCACGGCGACGAGTTCGCCCGCCGGCAGGTCGCGGGCCAGCCGGTGTCCCTGCCCCGCCCACAGCGCCATCGCCTGCGGATCACCGGCCGCCGCCGCGGCCTTGCGGATGCCCGCGGTCAGATGGTGGATCTGCGGATACCCGGCGGGCGCGTACGGCCCGTGCTCGCGCATGAAGCGATTGACCAGCCCGCGCGCCGGCCGCCCGGAGAACGCCCGGGTGAACTCGGTGCGGGCGTAGACCGGGTCGGTGACGGCCCGCTTGTGCAGCGCGTTGGCCCCGGACTCGGGAGAGACGAGGAAGGCGGTGCCCAGCTGCGCGGCGTCCGCGCCCACCGCCAGGACGGCCGCGATCTGGTTGCCGCGCATCAGCCCGCCCGTCGCGATGATCGGCAGCTGGACGGCGTCACGGACCTGCGGAACGAGCGACAGCAGCCCGAACCCCGCGTGGTCCAGCTCCGGATCGTCCCGGTGGGTGCCCTGGTGGCCGCCCGCCTCCGTCCCCTGCACGCACACCGCGTCGGCGCCCGCCCACTGGGCGGCGAGCGCCTCACCGGGTGTGGTGACCGTGACCACGGTGTACGTCCCGGCCTTCGCGAACGCGTCGAAGACCGGCCGGTCAGGGCAGCCGAACGTGAAGCTGACGACGGGGACCGGATTGTCCAGCAGGATCGCGACCTTGGCGTCGTACGCGTCGTCCTGCCCCGATTCGGGGTCGCCGAGCGGGGTGGAGTACCAGGCGGCCTCGCCCGCGAGCTGCTCGGCGTAGACCTCGACGGCGGACCGGTCGGCGGTGTCGGGCTGCGGAGTGAAGAGATTCACGCCGAAGGGGTTCGACGTCAGGCCGCGCAGCTGCCGGATCTCCTCGTACATCGCTTCCGGCGTCTTGTACCCGGCGGCGAGGAAACCCAGGCCGCCGGCGTCACTCACGGCCGCGGCGAGCCGCGGGGTGGACCCGCCGCCGGCCATCGGCGCCTGGATGATCGGGAACGCCGAGAACGACGAGAGATCGGTCAACGCGGACATACGCCCATCGTTTCACGCCGGGCGGGCCCGAACAGGTCGGGCCCGCCCAAGGGCGGCACCCCGGCCGAAGGCTGGGGGACGGTCGGAGCCGGAACCGGCGCCCCGCTGGACGCCGCCGGCGGCCTCAGCGGCCGTTGAAAGCGTCCTTCAACCGGGAGAACAGCCCCTGCTGGCCGGGCTGGAAGTGACCGGTGGGCCGCTCCTCGCCGCGCAACTTGGCCAGCTGCCGCAGCAGGTCCTCCTGCGCGGCGTCGAGCTTGTTGGGCGTGATGACCTCGACGTGCACGATCAGGTCACCACGGCCGCCGCCCCGCAGATGGGTCACCCCGCGCTGGTGCAGCGGGATCGACTGGCCGGACTGGGTACCGGGCCGGACGTCGATCTCCTCCATGCCGTCGAGCGTCTCCAGCGGGCACTTCGTGCCCAGGGACGCCGCCGTCATCGGGATCGTGACCGTGCAGTGCAGATCGTCGCCGCGCCGCTGGAAGGTCGGGTGCGGAAGCTCCCGGATCTCCACGTACAGGTCACCGGCGGGGCCGCCGCCGGGGCCGACCTCGCCCTCGCCCGCCAGCTGGATGCGGGTGCCGTTGTCGACGCCCGCCGGGATCTTGACCGTGAGCGTGCGACGGGACCTGACCCGGCCGTCGCCCGCGCACTCCGGGCACGGCGTCGGCACCACGGTGCCGAAGCCCTGGCACTGCGGGCACGGCCGCGAGGTCATGACCTGGCCCAGGAAGGACCGGGTGACCTGCGAGACCTCACCGCGGCCACGGCACATGTCGCAGGTCTGCGCCGCCGTGCCGGGCGCAGCGCCCTCGCCTGAGCAGGTGCCGCACGTCACCGCCGTGTCGACCTGGAGGTCCTTGGTGGTGCCGAAGGCCGCCTCGTCCAGCTCGATCTCCAGCCGGATCATGGCGTCCTGGCCGCGCCGGGTCCGCGACCGCGGCCCGCGCTGCTGGGACTGCCCGAAGAAGGCGTCCATGATGTCGCTGAAGTTGCCGAAACCGGCTCCGAAGCCGCCCGCGCCACCGCCGCCGGAGGACGACAGAGGGTCGCCGCCCAGGTCGTAGACCTGCTTCTTCGCCGGGTCCGAGAGCACCTCGTACGCGGCGTTGATCTCCTTGAAGCGCTCCTGGGTCTTCGGATCCGGATTCACATCCGGATGCAGCTCGCGCGCGAGGCGGCGGAAGGCCTTCTTGATCTCGTCCTGTCCGGCGTCACGGCGCACGCCAAGGACCGCGTAATAGTCCGTGGCCACCTACGACTCCGCCAGGATCTGTCCGACGTAACGTGCCACTGCGCGTACCGCTCCCATCGTTCCGGGGTAGTCCATGCGGGTCGGTCCGACCACACCGAGTTTGGCGACTGCCTCGTCGCCCGAACCGTAGCCGACCGCCACAACGGATGTGGAATTCAAGCCCTCGTGAAAATTCTCATGCCCGATCCGCACGGTCATGCCCGAGTCGTTGGCCTCACCGAGGAGCTTGAGGAGCACCATCTGCTCCTCAAGGGCCTCCATGACCGGCCGGATCGTCAGCGGGAAGTCGTGGTTGAAGCGGGTCAGGTTCGCCGCGCCGCCGAGCATGATGCGCTCCTCGGTCTCCTCGACGAGCGTCTCCAGCAGCGTCGCCAGCAGGATCGACACCGACGGCCGGTCGTCGTACTCGAAGCCGTCCGGCAGATCCGCCACCAGCGGCGGGACGTCCGCGAACCGGCGGCCCACCACCCGGGCGTTCAGCCGGGCCCGGACATCGGCGAGCAGCGTGTCGCTCATCGGCGCCGGGCAGTCGATGAGCCGCTGCTCGACCCGTCCGGTGTCGGTGATGAGGACCAGCATGATCCGGGCCGGGGCCAGCGCCAGGAGCTCGACGTGCCGCACCGAGGAGCGGGTGAGCGACGGGTACTGGACGACGGCGACCTGCCGGGTGAGCTGCGCGAGCAGCCGTACGGTGCGGCCCACCACGTCGTCGAGGTCCACCGCGCCGTCCAGGAAGTTCTGGATCGCGCGCCGCTCGGCGGACGTGAGCGGCTTCACCCCGGCCAGTTTGTCGACGAACAGCCGGTAGCCCTTGTCCGTCGGGATCCGGCCCGCGCTGGTGTGGGGCTGGTGGATGTAGCCCTCGTCCTCCAGCGCCGCCATGTCGTTGCGCACCGTGGCCGGCGAGACGCCCAGGCCATGGCGCTCGGTGAGCGCCTTGGAGCCGACCGGCTCCTCGGTGCCCACATAGTCCTGGACGATGGCGCGCAGTACTTCGAGTCTGCGTTCGCTGAGCATCGCGCACACCTCCAGCCGTAGATCCCGCACCAGCACTGCCGTGGCCTGGCACTCATCCGATACGAGTGCCAACATCCCCCGCAGTCAGTGTACGGCGGAGTAGCAAGGCCCCGGCAAGGGTCGCAACGGTAGCGCGCGGGCAGGGTTCCCCGGCGATAGCGTCACAGGGTGGATACCGCAGAGTCCGGCGCCGACGGCTGGGAGCACCTGGCTCCCGGCGTCGCCCGCCGCCGTCTTCCCTTCCTCGACGTCACGATCGGCCTGGTCGTGGGTGACGAGGGCGTACTGCTCATCGACACCGGCTCCACCCTCGCCGAGGGCGCTCGACTACGGCTGCAGGTGCGGGAACTGACCGGTCGCCCTGTGACGCACATCGCTCTCACCCACGCCCACTTCGACCATGTCTTCGGCGCCGCCGCCTTCTCCGGGGTGCGGGTGTACGGGCACCGGGCACTCGACGGCTGCCTGGAGCGCGGCCGCGACGCGCTCCGCGAGGACGCGGTCACGCACGGCGTCGGCCCCGGGCCCGCGGCCGAGGCGGCGGACGTCCTGGTGCGCCCGGACCGGCTCGTCGACGACGGGTACGAACTCGACCTCGGCGGCGGCCGCACCGCCCTGCTCTTCCACCCCGGCACGGGCCACACCACCCACGACCTGGCCGTGTACGTGCCCGGAACGCCCGCCGTCGTGTTCTGCGGCGACCTCGTCGAGGAGTCCGGCGAACCGCAGGCGGGCCCCGACGCCGTCCCCGCCGCCTGGCCCGCCACCCTCGACCGGCTGCTCGCGGTTGGCGGCGAGACCGCTGTCTACGTCCCCGGCCACGGCGCCGCCGTGGACGCCCGCTTCGTCCGCGCCCAACGCGACGCCCTGACGGCCCGGTTCACCGCGTCGTAGCCCCCGCCCAGGACGCTGTCCTGGATACGATCCGCCCATGCGCAGCAGAGAGTACGGTCCCGACCTCACCCCGCCCTGGAAGAAGAGCGTGCCCGCGCCCGAGGTGGCGGCGGAGCCGGATCTGGTGGTGGAGGAGGTCTCGACGGGCTTCTGCGGGGCGGTGGTCCGCTGCGAGAAGACGGCGGAGGGGTTGACCGTGACGCTGGAGGACCGCTTCGGCAAGCACCGGGTCTTCCCCATGGAGCCGCGCGGCTTCCTGCTCGACGGCGAACCCGTCACCCTCGTCCGCCCCCGCACCGGCGGCCCCGGCGCGCAGCGCGGGCCGCTGCTGTCCGCGTCGGGCTCGATCGCGGTCCAGGGCGCCCGCGCCCGGGTGGCGCGGGCCGGACGGATCTACGTGGAGGGCCGGCACGACGCGGAGCTGGTCGAGCGGGTCTGGGGCCACGACCTGCGCGTCGAGGGCATCGTCGTCGAGTACCTGGAGGGCATCGACGACCTGCCGGCGATCGTCGCCGCGTTCTCCCCCGGCCCGGACGCACGGCTCGGCGTCCTCGTCGACCACCTGGTGCCGGGATCGAAGGAGTCCCGGCTCGCGAGCCAGGTCTCCGGCGTCGCCGACGTCCTCGTCGTCGGCCACCCCTACATCGACGTCTGGGAGGCCGTGAAGCCGTCCTCCGTCGGCATCCCCGCCTGGCCCTCCGTACCGCGCGGCCAGGACTGGAAGACCGGCGTCTGCGAGGCGCTGGGCTGGCGGGAGACCACCGGCGAGGCCTGGCAGCGGATCCTGGCCTCGGTCCACACGTACAAGGACGTGGAACCGGCACTGCTGGGCCGCGTGGAAGAACTGATCGACTTCGTCACGGCCCCCTGAGCCGGCCTGCCCACGCAGCACCCCATCCAGCCCTTGCGCCACGGCCCCCACCCGCTCAGTCGACCAGGTCCCGCACCACCGCATCGGCCAGCAACCGTCCGCGCAGCGTGAGAACGGCCCGCCCGGCCGCAAAAGGCTCCGGCTGGAGCAGCCCATCCGTCACCGCTCGCGCCGCGGCCGCCGCCCCCGCCGGCGCCAGCAACCCCAGCGGGCACCCCGCCGCCAGCCGCAGCTCCAGCAGGATCCGCTCGACGCGCCGGTCCTCGTCCGCCAGCAGCTCCCGTCCCGCGCCGGGGCTGCGCCCCTCGGACAGCGCCTGCGCGTACGCGCCCGGGTGCTTGACGTTCCACCACCGCACGCCGCCGACGTGACTGTGCGCGCCGGGGCCCGCGCCCCACCAGTCCGCGCCGGTCCAGTACAGCTCGTTGTGCCGGCAGCGCCCCGCTTCGGTCGTCGCCCAGTTCGACACCTCGTACCAGTCGAATCCGGCCGCGGCGAACCGCTCGTCGGCGATCAGGTACCGGTCGGCGTGCACGTCGTCGTCGGTCATCGGCACCTCGCCGCGGCGGATCCGCCGCGCCAGCTGGGTGCCCTCCTCGACGATCAGGGCGTACGCGGAGACGTGGTCGGGTCCGGCGCCGATCGCCGCGTCCAGCGAGGCCCGCCAGTCGTCGTCCGACTCGCCCGGCGTGCCGTAGATCAGGTCCAGGTTGACGTGTTCGAAGCCGGCGGCGCGCGCCTCCGCGACGCAGGCCTCCGGCCGGCCCGGGGTGTGTTTGCGGTCCAGGATCTTCAGGACGTGCTGCTTGGCGCTCTGCATGCCGAACGAGATCCGGTTGAAGCCGCCCGCCCGCAGCTCCGCGAGGTAGGCCGGGTCGACGGACTCGGGGTTGGCCTCCGTGGAGATCTCCGCGCCCGGCGCGAAGCCGAACTCGGCGCGGATCGCGGCCAGCATCCGGACCAGGTCGGCGGCCGGGAGCAGCGTCGGGGTGCCGCCGCCGACGAAGACGGTCTCGACCTGGCGCGGGTCGTCGCCGAGCACCTTGCGGGCGAGCCGGACCTCGTCGATCAGGTAGTCCGCGTAGTTCTCCCGTGAGGCGAGGACCCCGCCGGAGCCACGCAGCTCGCTCGCGGTGTAGGTGTTGAAGTCGCAGTAGCCGCAGCGCGTGGCGCAGTACGGGACGTGCAGATAGAACCCCAGCGGCCGGGCGCCCGCCCCTGCGAGCGCGCTCGCGGGCAGCGCCCCGTCCTCGGGCATCGGCTCACCATCAGGCAGTACGGAAGGCATGACCCCATTGTCCGCCCCCGGCGGCGGCGCTCGTCCCACCCGCTCGGGGACGGACCGCCGCCGGGCTCACCCGGCCTGGTCTCAGGCCTCGCGCGATCCCGCGTACATGTCGTCGATCAGCGACTGGAACTCGCGCTCGACGACCGGCCGCTTGAGCTTGAGGCTCGGGGTCAGGTCGCCGTGCTCGACGTCGAGGTCGCGGGGCAGCAGCCGGAACTGCTTGATCTGCTGCCAGCGCTGCAGGTCCTCGTTGACCCGCGCCACATAGCCCTCCATCATCTCGCGGGCCTGCGGGGAGGCGACGACCTCGGCGTAGCTCCGTCCTTCGAGCCCGTTCTCGGTGGCCCAGCCGAGGATCGTCGGCTCGTCCAGGGCGAGCAGCGCGGTGCAGAAGTTGCGGTCCGCGCCGATCACCAGGACGTTGCTGACGAACGGACAGACCGCCTTGAACTGGCCTTCCACCGCGGCGGGCGCGATGTACTTGCCGTTCGAGTTCTTGATGATGTCCTTCTTGCGGTCGGTGATCGTCAGGAAGCCGTCCGCGGACAGCTCGCCGATGTCACCGGTGTGGAACCAGCCGTCGGGCTCGAGGACCTCGGCGGTCTTCTCCGGCAGCCCGTGGTAGCCCTGCATGATGCCGGGGCCGCGCAGCATGATCTCGCCGTCCTCGGCGATCCGGACCTCGAGGCCGGGCAGCGGCTTGCCGACGGTGCCGGTGCGGTACGACTCACCGGGGTTGACGAAGCTGGCGGCGCTGGACTCGGTGAGCCCGTAGCCCTCCAGGATGTGGATGCCGACGCCGGAGAAGAAGTAGCCGATCTCGGGCGCCAGCGCGGCGGAGCCGGAGACGCAGGCCCGCAGGTTGCCGCCGAACGCCTCGCGGATCTTGGCGTAGACGAGCTTGTCGGCCACGGCGTGCT from the Streptomyces sp. RKAG293 genome contains:
- a CDS encoding 16S rRNA (uracil(1498)-N(3))-methyltransferase codes for the protein MTAPVFIVEPEQLRDGSRSGGLLVLSGAEGRHAVSVRRLAVGEEIVLTDGEGAGAYGVVASVEGKDRLEVAVSELRTEPAPAPRITVVQALPKGDRGELAVETMTETGVDAIVPWAASRCITQWRGERGAKALAKWRSTAREAAKQSRRLRFPEVTEPMTTRQLAGLLGGAAFAAVLHEEGSAPLADAALPSEGDIVLVVGPEGGVSPDELAAFAAAGAKPYRLGATVLRTSTAGVAATALLLGRTGRWS
- a CDS encoding nitronate monooxygenase, whose translation is MSALTDLSSFSAFPIIQAPMAGGGSTPRLAAAVSDAGGLGFLAAGYKTPEAMYEEIRQLRGLTSNPFGVNLFTPQPDTADRSAVEVYAEQLAGEAAWYSTPLGDPESGQDDAYDAKVAILLDNPVPVVSFTFGCPDRPVFDAFAKAGTYTVVTVTTPGEALAAQWAGADAVCVQGTEAGGHQGTHRDDPELDHAGFGLLSLVPQVRDAVQLPIIATGGLMRGNQIAAVLAVGADAAQLGTAFLVSPESGANALHKRAVTDPVYARTEFTRAFSGRPARGLVNRFMREHGPYAPAGYPQIHHLTAGIRKAAAAAGDPQAMALWAGQGHRLARDLPAGELVAVLMEELNAARKALG
- the dnaJ gene encoding molecular chaperone DnaJ, with product MATDYYAVLGVRRDAGQDEIKKAFRRLARELHPDVNPDPKTQERFKEINAAYEVLSDPAKKQVYDLGGDPLSSSGGGGAGGFGAGFGNFSDIMDAFFGQSQQRGPRSRTRRGQDAMIRLEIELDEAAFGTTKDLQVDTAVTCGTCSGEGAAPGTAAQTCDMCRGRGEVSQVTRSFLGQVMTSRPCPQCQGFGTVVPTPCPECAGDGRVRSRRTLTVKIPAGVDNGTRIQLAGEGEVGPGGGPAGDLYVEIRELPHPTFQRRGDDLHCTVTIPMTAASLGTKCPLETLDGMEEIDVRPGTQSGQSIPLHQRGVTHLRGGGRGDLIVHVEVITPNKLDAAQEDLLRQLAKLRGEERPTGHFQPGQQGLFSRLKDAFNGR
- the hrcA gene encoding heat-inducible transcriptional repressor HrcA, which translates into the protein MLSERRLEVLRAIVQDYVGTEEPVGSKALTERHGLGVSPATVRNDMAALEDEGYIHQPHTSAGRIPTDKGYRLFVDKLAGVKPLTSAERRAIQNFLDGAVDLDDVVGRTVRLLAQLTRQVAVVQYPSLTRSSVRHVELLALAPARIMLVLITDTGRVEQRLIDCPAPMSDTLLADVRARLNARVVGRRFADVPPLVADLPDGFEYDDRPSVSILLATLLETLVEETEERIMLGGAANLTRFNHDFPLTIRPVMEALEEQMVLLKLLGEANDSGMTVRIGHENFHEGLNSTSVVAVGYGSGDEAVAKLGVVGPTRMDYPGTMGAVRAVARYVGQILAES
- a CDS encoding MBL fold metallo-hydrolase; protein product: MDTAESGADGWEHLAPGVARRRLPFLDVTIGLVVGDEGVLLIDTGSTLAEGARLRLQVRELTGRPVTHIALTHAHFDHVFGAAAFSGVRVYGHRALDGCLERGRDALREDAVTHGVGPGPAAEAADVLVRPDRLVDDGYELDLGGGRTALLFHPGTGHTTHDLAVYVPGTPAVVFCGDLVEESGEPQAGPDAVPAAWPATLDRLLAVGGETAVYVPGHGAAVDARFVRAQRDALTARFTAS
- a CDS encoding DUF3097 domain-containing protein, with protein sequence MRSREYGPDLTPPWKKSVPAPEVAAEPDLVVEEVSTGFCGAVVRCEKTAEGLTVTLEDRFGKHRVFPMEPRGFLLDGEPVTLVRPRTGGPGAQRGPLLSASGSIAVQGARARVARAGRIYVEGRHDAELVERVWGHDLRVEGIVVEYLEGIDDLPAIVAAFSPGPDARLGVLVDHLVPGSKESRLASQVSGVADVLVVGHPYIDVWEAVKPSSVGIPAWPSVPRGQDWKTGVCEALGWRETTGEAWQRILASVHTYKDVEPALLGRVEELIDFVTAP
- the hemW gene encoding radical SAM family heme chaperone HemW, which translates into the protein MPSVLPDGEPMPEDGALPASALAGAGARPLGFYLHVPYCATRCGYCDFNTYTASELRGSGGVLASRENYADYLIDEVRLARKVLGDDPRQVETVFVGGGTPTLLPAADLVRMLAAIRAEFGFAPGAEISTEANPESVDPAYLAELRAGGFNRISFGMQSAKQHVLKILDRKHTPGRPEACVAEARAAGFEHVNLDLIYGTPGESDDDWRASLDAAIGAGPDHVSAYALIVEEGTQLARRIRRGEVPMTDDDVHADRYLIADERFAAAGFDWYEVSNWATTEAGRCRHNELYWTGADWWGAGPGAHSHVGGVRWWNVKHPGAYAQALSEGRSPGAGRELLADEDRRVERILLELRLAAGCPLGLLAPAGAAAAARAVTDGLLQPEPFAAGRAVLTLRGRLLADAVVRDLVD